Genomic segment of Streptomyces zhihengii:
GGCGGCGGCGGACGCCTCGTCGGGGCGGGTCGCCGAGGACACCCCGTCGCAGACGACGGCGACCACGGCGGGCGAGCCGTCGGGGAGGGCGGTCGACGAGACGGCGAACGCGTCCTCGTTGCGGTGGTGGCGCAGGCCCCGGTCGCTGACGGCCGCGACCGAACCGAGCTCCTGCTCCATGTGGTCGCGCTCGCGCGGCTGTGCGTGACCGCAGTTCTCGCAGTAGCCGTCGGTGTCCACATGGCCCGCCCGGCAGGCCACGCACAGCTTGCCGCCGGCGGCGGCGGGGGCGGGCGGCGGCTGAGCGGTCCGCGGGTCCACGGCGACGGCCGTGCCCGGCCGGGGGGCCGCCAGCTCGAAGTCCTCCGAACGAGGGGTGTCGTAGCGCACCTGGGCGGTGTCCTGCCCGGCGGCGGGGTGTCCGGCCCCGCCCTCGACCGGGCCGGGCGCACGGTCGTGCCCGCCGCCCGAGGGCCCGGGCACCGTGCCGGTGGCCCGCGGCGCCTCCGCCGGCAGAGCGCCGGCGCCGGGGGCGGCCGGACCAGCGGGGCCCGTCGGCGTGCCGCCGTACGCGGCGCCGTCACCGGAGGCCCCCGCCGGGCCGGTGGCCGGGGCGCCGCCGGAACCGGCCGCGGGCGGCACGGCCGGGCCGTACCCGGGGGCGGGGGCCGCGGCCGACGGCGGTGCGGGCGGGGTGGGCTGCGGGCCGGCGGGAGGGGCGGGCGGCATCGGCGGGGCCGCCGGCGCGGCACCGTGCGCGCCGGCAACGGCCGCCGGAGGCACCGGCGGTGGCGGCGGGGTGGGCCGGGCGCCGGCCGCACCGGCCGGAGGTGCCGGCGGCGGGGTGGGCGCGGCGCCCGACGGGGGAGTGGCGGCCTGGGCGCCGGCGGAGGTGGCCGCGGACTCGGCGAGGTCGGCGGGGTGCTGGGTGGGCGGGGACATGCCCGAGGTGTCGGTGCCGGCGGCCGTGGGCCACTCCACCGGGGTGCCGAGCGCCTGGGTGGGGCGGTCGGTGCCCGGCGCCGCGAGGGCCGACAGGTCGTACCCGCAGGCCCCGCAGAACCGGTCGCCCGACTCCACCGGCTCCTCGCAGCCGGGGCAGGACTGCCCGTCGGCCGACTGGTGCATCTGCGCCATCATCACACCCACGTCCGGGGGCGGTAGCGGTTCGCCCGCTCCACCAGCTCTATCCGTTCCTCGCCGCGCTGGGCGAGCCGGGCCAGGACCCGGTACGAACGCTCCAGCCCGAAGCGCAGACCGCGTTCGTCCAGCGGGCTGCCCAGCAGCGCCGGCGGTCCGTCCGGACCCGGCGCGGCGGCGGGCGCCGCCGCCGTGGACGGCCCGGCTCCGGGACTACCGGAGATTACCCAGTCGAG
This window contains:
- a CDS encoding PP2C family serine/threonine-protein phosphatase, with amino-acid sequence MHQSADGQSCPGCEEPVESGDRFCGACGYDLSALAAPGTDRPTQALGTPVEWPTAAGTDTSGMSPPTQHPADLAESAATSAGAQAATPPSGAAPTPPPAPPAGAAGARPTPPPPPVPPAAVAGAHGAAPAAPPMPPAPPAGPQPTPPAPPSAAAPAPGYGPAVPPAAGSGGAPATGPAGASGDGAAYGGTPTGPAGPAAPGAGALPAEAPRATGTVPGPSGGGHDRAPGPVEGGAGHPAAGQDTAQVRYDTPRSEDFELAAPRPGTAVAVDPRTAQPPPAPAAAGGKLCVACRAGHVDTDGYCENCGHAQPRERDHMEQELGSVAAVSDRGLRHHRNEDAFAVSSTALPDGSPAVVAVVCDGVSSATRPDEASAAAARAANERLLAVLPLGTNPQQAMREAIVAASEAVNSLASDDPDPESGRHRNAPACTIVGAVSAGGLLIVGWVGDSRAYWVPDDRSVAPARLTEDDSWAAQMVAAGLMNEAEAYADERAHAITGWLGADAYELDPHTQAFKPDRPGVVVVCTDGLWNYAEGADDMARVVPGDAALRPLHSAQMLVGHALDGGGHDNVTVAVLPFAVPAGDPAPPVPATP